The Centroberyx gerrardi isolate f3 chromosome 19, fCenGer3.hap1.cur.20231027, whole genome shotgun sequence genome has a segment encoding these proteins:
- the col9a2 gene encoding collagen alpha-2(IX) chain — MAALSALLKSWVILQTLCLALAQVRGPPGPQGQAGLPGPSGTPGSDGIDGDKGPPGPPGPLGQKGEPGEAGPDGTPGENGIDGLIGAKGDRGAIGSPGPKGQPGPSGEPGPPGPGLPGLAGAAGPIGLPGEIGPTGPKGILGPPGAPGLPGPPGKAGPPGKFLGGEEGSADFQCPLNCPAGPKGPQGLQGVKGHKGRGGVLGESGSIGITGPKGELGISGEQGIPGPPGPMGLRGYPGMMGPKGEAGPRGYKGITGPAGIPGPPGEEGPQGPPGEAGDKGDTGGRGIQGPQGAVGKKGENGLPGIDGKDGTPGIPGIKGGPGQAGMPGPPGHQGAAGLPGSPGTKGGAGGKGEPGARGHVGMQGAPGPQGEPGLPGEAGMEGVPGPKGDRGQRGAVGPQGVVGKPGGKGERGPIGVPGAQGLTGTKGDKGFQGKVGAKGDFGDPGVEGLAGEKGEKGLSGEPGPKGQQGVRGDLGHNGPTGDPGKPGDQGPSGLPGPRGLNGERGVPGMPGIQGPTGRDASDQHIIEVVLKMLQERLAAVAVSAKRAVLGGAGVMGPPGPPGPPGAPGPQGPHGLTGTRGIPGMIGGPGQIGNTGLKGKRGLKGDRGDPGKPHPGAPGPPGIPGPPGIDGVARDGRPGERGPQGSAGEAGRPGKAGPSGLPGYCEAAMCLAASAYTSPRLQEAGSIKGPNI, encoded by the exons ATGGCCGCTCTCTCTGCCTTGCTGAAGAGCTGGGTGATACTGCAGACCCTGTGCCTGGCTCTGGCCCAAGTG aggGGTCCACCTGGACCTCAGGGCCAGGCCGGCCTACCAGGCCCTTCTGGCACCCCCGGGTCCGACGGCATTGAT ggaGACAAAGGACCCCCTGGCCCTCCTGGTCCACTA GGACAGAAGGGAGAGCCAGGTGAGGCAGGTCCTGATGGAACACCAGGAGAGAACGGCATTGAT GGTTTGATCGGAGCAAAGGGCGATCGGGGTGCTATCGGGAGTCCTGGGCCTAAG GGTCAGCCTGGACCAAGTGGTGAGCCTGGCCCTCCT GGACCTGGCCTTCCAGGACTGGCT GGTGCTGCTGGGCCAATTGGTCTTCCTGGTGAGATTGGACCAACTGGACCAAAG GGTATCTTGGGACCACCTGGAGCTCCAGGACTTCCCGGGCCTCCTGGCAAGGCA GGTCCTCCAGGGAAGTTCCTTGGTGGAGAAGAGGGCAGTGCAGACTTCCAG TGTCCACTTAACTGTCCAGCAGGACCTAAGGGCCCCCAGGGACTGCAGGGAGTCAAG GGACACAAAGGACGTGGCGGTGTTCTCGGAGAGTCTGGTAGCATAGGAATAACG GGCCCCAAGGGAGAATTGGGCATCTCCGGGGAACAGGGCATCCCAGGACCTCCG GGTCCAATGGGTCTGAGGGGCTATCCAGGAATGATGGGCCCCAAGGGGGAGGCA GGGCCTCGTGGTTACAAGGGCATCACGGGACCCGCCGGCATTCCTGGGCCCCCA GGTGAGGAGGGACCTCAGGGACCACCTGGAGAAGCGGGAGACAAGGGAGACACA GGCGGCCGAGGCATCCAGGGCCCGCAGGGTGCAGTTGGCAAAAAGGGAGAGAAT GGCCTTCCCGGTATTGATGGAAAAGATGGCACACCTGGCATTCCTGGGATCAAG GGCGGCCCAGGGCAGGCTGGGATGCCTGGTCCTCCCGGTCATCAGGGAGCAGCA GGATTGCCTGGCAGCCCTGGGACAAAGGGTGGAGCCGGAGGAAAG gGGGAGCCTGGAGCCAGGGGTCATGTTGGCATGCAAGGCGCTCCTGGACCTCAG GGTGAGCCTGGTCTTCCTGGTGAGGCTGGTATGGAAGGAGTTCCTGGACCCAAG GGTGACAGGGGCCAGAGGGGAGCGGTCGGCCCACAGGGAGTCGTCGGCAAGCCC GgaggcaaaggagagagaggacccATTGGTGTCCCAGGTGCTCAGGGCCTTACTGGAACCAAGGGAgacaag GGATTCCAAGGAAAAGTTGGGGCAAAGGGAGACTTT GGTGACCCTGGTGTCGAGGGATTGGCTGGTGAGAAAGgcgaaaag GGTTTGTCTGGTGAACCCGGACCCAAAGGACAG CAAGGAGTGAGGGGTGACCTCGGACACAATGGCCCCACGGGAGACCCGGGTAAACCGGGAGACCAGGGACCGTCAGGCCTGCCCGGCCCTAGGGGACTCAACGGAGAGCGAGGAGTACCGGGCATGCCGGGCATTCAGGGGCCGACG ggaCGGGATGCGTCTGACCAGCATATCATCGAAGTGGTGTTAAAGATGTTGCAGG AGAGGCTAGCAGCAGTGGCGGTGAGCGCTAAGAGGGCTGTGCTCGGCGGAGCTGGTGTAATGGGACCTCCTGGCCCTCCCGGACCCCCGGGGGCCCCCGGCCCTCAGGGGCCACACGGCCTCACCGGGACCCGTGGCATCCCCGGCATGATCGGAGGGCCCGGTCAGATTGGAAACACAGGACTCAAAG GAAAGAGAGGGCtgaagggagacagaggagatcctggcaaaccccacccaggGGCACCCGGACCTCCAGGAATACCAG gtCCTCCCGGTATCGACGGCGTGGCTCGGGACGGCAGGCCCGGTGAGAGAGGACCTCAGGGATCAGCCGGAGAGGCCGGTCGCCCCGGCAAGGCAGGCCCGTCGGGTCTACCGGGGTACTGCGAGGCGGCGATGTGCCTGGCCGCGTCGGCGTACACCTCCCCCCGACTACAGGAGGCCGGAAGCATCAAAGGACCCAACATCTAG